In the genome of Solibacillus silvestris, one region contains:
- a CDS encoding methyltransferase type 11, whose amino-acid sequence MGIDFHNEKSRNTYTSRKADDSWVNVITDLVPLDNISKALDIGCGGGIYSKALAEMGVDSVKGIDFSEEILKGARENCKEYPNISFKQGNALNTGLESNDYNLILERALIHHINDLQNCFEEAYRLLENKGIYIVQDRTPEDSLLKGNEHHIRGYFFERFPQLIEKETKRRYDSEFVLKTLSEVGFKEIQEVKLWETRKVHKNKEDLLNDLGERTGRSILHELDDDELSALITYINKAITNEENIVERDRWTIWKAVK is encoded by the coding sequence ATGGGGATTGATTTTCATAATGAAAAAAGCCGTAATACTTATACAAGTAGAAAAGCAGATGATTCATGGGTTAATGTAATAACGGATTTGGTACCGTTGGATAATATCTCTAAGGCGTTGGATATAGGATGTGGTGGGGGTATTTATTCAAAGGCATTAGCTGAAATGGGAGTAGATTCTGTTAAAGGGATTGATTTTTCTGAAGAAATACTTAAAGGTGCGAGGGAGAATTGCAAAGAATATCCGAATATATCATTTAAGCAAGGTAATGCGCTGAATACCGGCTTAGAAAGTAATGATTACAATCTAATTCTTGAAAGAGCGTTAATACATCATATTAATGATTTGCAGAACTGTTTTGAAGAGGCCTATCGATTATTGGAAAACAAAGGAATCTATATTGTTCAAGATCGTACACCTGAAGACAGCTTATTAAAAGGGAATGAACATCATATTAGAGGATATTTCTTTGAGCGATTTCCACAATTGATCGAGAAAGAGACAAAGCGCAGATACGATAGCGAATTTGTATTAAAAACACTTTCGGAGGTTGGGTTTAAAGAGATTCAAGAAGTTAAGCTTTGGGAAACAAGAAAAGTTCATAAAAATAAAGAGGATTTATTAAATGACCTGGGTGAAAGAACAGGAAGAAGTATTTTGCACGAATTAGATGATGACGAATTAAGTGCATTGATTACTTATATAAATAAAGCCATTACGAATGAAGAAAATATAGTGGAAAGAGATCGATGGACAATTTGGAAAGCTGTAAAATAA
- a CDS encoding permease, producing MGSFNTFKDKRYWILLMPFLITMVLYVYFTPKNVLEKPNVSTLSILIFPTLFWSTYHLGKYFGDKKKRDSIDESLGE from the coding sequence ATGGGGAGTTTTAATACTTTTAAAGACAAACGTTACTGGATCCTATTGATGCCATTCCTAATCACTATGGTCTTATACGTTTATTTTACCCCTAAGAATGTTCTTGAAAAACCGAATGTTTCAACACTTTCAATTCTTATTTTTCCGACATTATTTTGGTCTACATACCATCTTGGGAAATATTTTGGTGATAAAAAGAAGAGGGATAGTATAGATGAAAGCCTTGGCGAATGA
- a CDS encoding small acid-soluble spore protein O produces the protein MSNNNKSNRSTSDEQAVRKNLSKELDHELANEPLTAAERLNNKKTKKRQ, from the coding sequence ATGAGTAATAACAATAAAAGCAATCGCAGCACTAGCGATGAGCAAGCAGTACGAAAGAATTTATCAAAGGAGCTTGACCACGAACTTGCCAACGAACCTTTGACAGCTGCAGAGAGACTGAACAATAAAAAAACGAAGAAGCGCCAATAA
- a CDS encoding peptidylprolyl isomerase, giving the protein MNGRLLRNEGMYLKRLFTLMLVAGILLAACNSSQLSISELESVPSKVQDVINSDSTLQMITSGEKNTYIVFHSTEEVSVELEVTENILNIKINTTNRGNTELKQYVYQLHGEDSEHDTINVLVNGENAPFDGGMTIL; this is encoded by the coding sequence ATGAATGGGCGTTTACTAAGAAACGAGGGAATGTATTTGAAAAGGTTATTTACTTTAATGTTAGTTGCTGGCATCCTTTTAGCAGCTTGTAATTCTTCACAGTTGAGTATTAGTGAATTGGAAAGTGTTCCTAGCAAAGTACAAGATGTCATCAACTCTGATTCTACCCTGCAAATGATTACTAGTGGAGAAAAGAACACCTACATTGTTTTTCACTCAACAGAAGAAGTTTCAGTTGAACTTGAAGTGACAGAGAATATATTAAATATAAAAATTAATACAACCAATCGTGGTAATACTGAGTTAAAACAGTATGTTTATCAATTACATGGTGAGGATTCAGAACATGATACAATTAATGTGCTAGTTAACGGGGAAAATGCGCCTTTTGATGGTGGTATGACGATTTTATAA
- a CDS encoding SAM-dependent methyltransferase encodes MKIIGDDTIQRTQLTHRIELVKTFQVKKGMKVLEIGCGQGDTTVVLADAVGETGQIVAIDIASPEYGAPITLGEAAETISQSPLGQRIDFHFATDFLQMAFDEKFDVIVLSHCSWYFESIELLKNYLQKIKQVADRICFAEWDIDYTLEPQRAHFCAANIALLYTAFTENDGNIQNLFHKTQIKELMHSEGFLITLEQTVDASYLQDGLWEIDYSNYLLNVFPEVPTKIQSLIHSYAYLMNEQAKPPLSLNSFVLCADL; translated from the coding sequence ATGAAAATCATCGGAGACGATACAATCCAACGTACACAATTAACACATCGTATTGAACTGGTAAAAACCTTTCAAGTAAAAAAAGGCATGAAGGTACTGGAAATCGGGTGCGGTCAGGGTGATACTACAGTAGTACTGGCGGATGCCGTCGGAGAAACAGGACAGATTGTTGCAATCGATATCGCATCTCCTGAATACGGTGCACCAATTACATTAGGCGAAGCAGCGGAAACTATTTCACAATCGCCTTTAGGACAGCGAATCGACTTCCACTTTGCAACGGACTTTTTGCAAATGGCGTTTGACGAAAAATTTGATGTTATCGTTCTATCCCATTGTTCATGGTATTTCGAAAGTATCGAACTGTTAAAAAATTATTTGCAAAAAATCAAGCAAGTCGCTGACCGGATCTGTTTTGCTGAGTGGGACATCGATTATACATTGGAGCCCCAGCGTGCCCATTTTTGCGCAGCCAATATTGCGTTGCTTTATACAGCTTTTACAGAAAATGATGGGAATATCCAGAATCTCTTTCATAAAACGCAAATAAAGGAACTTATGCATAGTGAAGGCTTTTTAATCACCTTAGAACAAACCGTCGATGCCAGCTATTTGCAGGACGGGCTTTGGGAAATCGACTACAGCAATTATTTGCTAAATGTATTCCCGGAGGTTCCCACAAAAATTCAGTCATTGATTCATAGTTATGCCTATTTAATGAATGAGCAAGCAAAGCCTCCCCTATCGCTGAATAGTTTTGTACTGTGTGCTGATTTGTAA
- a CDS encoding guanosine monophosphate reductase: MDTVFDYEDIQLIPAKCIVKSRTECDATVTLGNHTFKLPVVPANMQTIIDEQLAEKLAAQGYFYIMHRFQPEKRAQFIRDMQSKGYIASISVGVKDEEYTFIEELKDAQLVPDYITIDIAHGHSNQVIEMIGHIKKHLPNSFVIAGNVGTPEAVRDLENAGADATKVGIGPGKVCITKIKTGFGTGGWQLAALRWCAKAASKPIIADGGIRTHGDIAKSVRFGASMVMIGSLFAGHEESPGQTVEIDGKQVKEYFGSASEFQKGERKNVEGKKMYVDSKGSIFDTLTEMEQDLQSSISYAGGKTLSAIRNVDYAIVKNSIFNGDKI, from the coding sequence ATAGATACAGTTTTTGATTATGAAGATATTCAATTAATCCCTGCAAAGTGCATAGTGAAAAGTCGTACAGAATGCGATGCAACCGTTACTTTGGGAAATCATACATTTAAACTTCCGGTAGTTCCGGCAAATATGCAAACAATTATTGATGAGCAATTAGCAGAAAAATTAGCTGCACAAGGCTATTTCTATATTATGCACCGTTTCCAGCCTGAAAAGCGTGCGCAATTTATTCGCGATATGCAAAGTAAGGGATATATTGCCTCAATTTCTGTTGGTGTAAAAGATGAGGAATATACATTTATCGAAGAACTGAAAGATGCTCAGCTTGTACCGGACTATATTACGATCGATATCGCACATGGTCATTCAAACCAAGTCATCGAAATGATCGGCCATATTAAAAAACATTTACCAAACAGCTTTGTGATTGCAGGAAATGTCGGTACACCAGAAGCAGTTCGTGACCTTGAAAATGCTGGAGCTGATGCGACAAAAGTTGGGATTGGTCCAGGTAAAGTATGTATAACGAAAATTAAAACTGGCTTTGGTACAGGTGGCTGGCAGTTAGCGGCACTTCGCTGGTGTGCAAAAGCGGCTTCAAAACCGATTATCGCGGACGGCGGTATTCGTACACATGGCGACATTGCAAAATCAGTGCGTTTCGGTGCATCAATGGTAATGATCGGTTCACTATTTGCAGGTCATGAAGAATCACCAGGTCAAACAGTGGAAATCGATGGCAAACAAGTGAAGGAATACTTCGGTTCTGCATCAGAATTCCAAAAAGGTGAGCGCAAAAACGTAGAAGGCAAAAAAATGTACGTTGACTCAAAAGGTTCGATTTTCGATACATTAACTGAAATGGAACAAGATCTACAGTCATCAATCTCATATGCTGGCGGCAAAACGCTATCGGCGATTCGTAATGTAGATTATGCAATTGTTAAAAATTCGATTTTCAATGGTGATAAAATTTAA